The Methyloferula stellata AR4 genome includes a window with the following:
- a CDS encoding NnrS family protein, protein MSVAQLASRIHTGSKSEPPLWLTQGFRPFFFAAAIWSIGTLVIWIAMLATGRALPSIFDPLSWHVHEMLFGFCMAAAAGFLLTAVPNWTKRPAVSGRVLASLVGLWLIGRLACAFSAFMPAWLGSGLDLVFPVALIAILAREIIASRNWRNLVMLAPLAVLAAADLLMHLEATGGHVPAGLGWRLGLGAMVVLMAVVGGRLIPTFTGNWLAKRDIALPMPVQHAWLTPASIAALSVGLLGWAALPDSQAFGAVLMIGGILNISKLARWRGLATGSEPLLFILHVAYLWMVVGVLLLGLATFDIVPQSAAIHALTAGAMGTMILAVMTRVARGHSGQSLTADTITRWIYGLVTLAAVFRVIAAFAAAPGPSLLLYAAAILWIAAYAVFIFAYSPTLLSKRNVG, encoded by the coding sequence ATGTCTGTGGCACAGTTGGCTTCGAGGATTCATACGGGATCAAAGAGCGAGCCGCCGCTATGGCTTACCCAAGGCTTTCGGCCCTTCTTTTTCGCTGCGGCGATTTGGTCGATCGGGACCCTTGTCATATGGATCGCGATGCTTGCCACGGGCCGTGCCTTACCGAGCATTTTCGACCCTTTGAGCTGGCATGTTCATGAGATGCTGTTTGGATTCTGCATGGCTGCGGCCGCCGGCTTTCTCCTGACCGCAGTGCCGAATTGGACGAAACGACCCGCCGTCTCCGGCAGGGTTCTCGCCAGCCTCGTCGGCCTTTGGCTCATTGGCCGCCTTGCATGCGCTTTCTCGGCTTTCATGCCGGCTTGGCTGGGAAGCGGTCTTGATCTTGTCTTTCCGGTGGCGCTCATTGCCATTTTGGCGCGCGAGATTATTGCCAGCCGGAATTGGCGCAATCTCGTCATGCTCGCACCTTTGGCGGTTTTGGCAGCGGCCGATTTGCTCATGCATCTCGAAGCGACCGGAGGGCATGTCCCTGCAGGCCTTGGCTGGCGTCTCGGCCTTGGTGCGATGGTCGTATTGATGGCGGTCGTGGGGGGCAGACTCATACCAACCTTCACGGGCAATTGGCTGGCCAAGCGCGATATTGCCTTGCCAATGCCGGTGCAACATGCGTGGCTCACGCCAGCCTCGATAGCCGCTTTGAGCGTGGGCCTTTTGGGATGGGCTGCTCTGCCGGACTCTCAAGCCTTCGGCGCTGTCCTCATGATCGGCGGCATCTTGAATATATCAAAGCTCGCGCGATGGCGGGGACTGGCAACAGGCAGCGAGCCTTTGCTCTTCATTCTTCACGTCGCCTACCTTTGGATGGTAGTCGGTGTCCTTCTGCTCGGCCTCGCAACTTTCGATATCGTCCCGCAAAGCGCTGCGATTCACGCACTGACAGCCGGAGCTATGGGAACGATGATTCTCGCGGTGATGACGCGCGTCGCCCGCGGCCACAGCGGCCAAAGCCTCACTGCCGACACCATCACACGGTGGATCTATGGGCTTGTGACACTGGCGGCTGTCTTCCGGGTGATAGCTGCCTTTGCTGCCGCACCGGGACCGAGCCTGTTGCTCTATGCGGCGGCCATTCTGTGGATCGCCGCCTATGCCGTCTTCATCTTCGCCTACAGTCCCACGCTTCTTTCAAAGAGAAACGTGGGCTGA
- the typA gene encoding translational GTPase TypA: MNLRNIAIIAHVDHGKTTLVDRLLQQSGAFRENQKVAERVMDSNDIEKERGITIMAKATSIAWKDYRINIVDTPGHADFGGEVERILSMVDGAIVLVDASEGPMPQTKFVVGKALKIGLKPIVAINKVDRPDARIQEVVNEVFDLFAALDATDEQLDFPILYGSSKQGWMANSPEGPQDGMAPLFDLVVKHVPPPTIEEGGFRMLGTLIEANAYLGRIITGRVFAGSVKPNQAVKVLSREGKVVEQGRVSKILAFRGIERVPVEEAEAGDIVAIAGLEKFNVADTLCAPEVNEPLQAQPIDPPTLSMTFMVNDSPLAGTEGDKVTSRVIRERLYKEAEGNVALRIEDSPEADSFIVSGRGELQLAILIENMRREGYELGVSRPKVVFQKDEKGDLLEPIEEVVIDVDEEHSGVVVQKMSERKSDMIEMRPSGGNRLRLVFHAPTRGLIGYQGELLTDTKGTAIMNRLFHEYAPWKGALTGRRNGVLISNDQGESVAYAMWKLEDRGAMMIGAGQKVYRGMIVGEHTRDNDLEINVMKGKQLTNIRTHSKDEAVKLTTPMQMGLERALAYIEDDELVEVTPKSIRLRKTYLDPNDRKRATRAG; the protein is encoded by the coding sequence ATGAACCTGCGCAATATCGCCATTATCGCTCACGTCGACCACGGCAAGACCACTCTCGTCGACCGCCTTCTCCAGCAATCGGGCGCCTTCCGCGAAAACCAGAAGGTGGCGGAACGAGTCATGGACTCGAACGACATCGAAAAAGAGCGCGGCATCACGATCATGGCCAAGGCGACCTCGATCGCCTGGAAAGACTATCGAATCAATATCGTCGACACCCCCGGCCACGCCGATTTCGGCGGCGAAGTGGAGCGCATTCTCTCCATGGTCGATGGCGCGATCGTTCTCGTCGATGCCTCGGAAGGCCCGATGCCGCAGACAAAGTTCGTCGTCGGCAAGGCGCTCAAAATCGGTTTGAAGCCAATCGTCGCCATCAACAAGGTCGACCGGCCCGACGCTCGCATCCAGGAAGTCGTCAATGAGGTCTTCGATCTCTTCGCGGCGCTCGATGCGACCGACGAACAGCTCGACTTCCCGATCCTTTACGGCTCCTCGAAGCAAGGCTGGATGGCCAATAGCCCCGAGGGTCCGCAGGACGGCATGGCGCCTTTGTTCGACCTGGTCGTGAAGCATGTCCCGCCGCCCACGATCGAAGAGGGCGGCTTTCGCATGCTCGGCACTTTGATCGAGGCCAATGCCTATCTTGGCCGCATCATCACTGGCCGGGTCTTCGCAGGCAGCGTGAAGCCGAACCAGGCCGTCAAGGTTCTCTCCCGCGAGGGCAAGGTCGTCGAACAGGGGCGTGTCTCGAAGATTCTCGCCTTCCGGGGCATTGAGCGTGTGCCGGTCGAAGAAGCCGAAGCCGGTGATATCGTGGCCATTGCCGGTCTCGAGAAATTCAACGTCGCCGATACGCTCTGTGCACCAGAAGTGAACGAGCCTTTGCAGGCGCAGCCGATCGATCCGCCTACCTTGTCGATGACCTTCATGGTGAACGACTCGCCGCTCGCCGGTACCGAAGGCGACAAGGTGACGAGCCGCGTCATTCGCGAACGCCTTTACAAGGAAGCCGAAGGCAATGTCGCCTTGAGGATCGAGGATTCGCCTGAAGCCGATTCTTTCATCGTCTCTGGCCGTGGCGAGTTACAGCTCGCAATCCTGATCGAAAATATGCGCCGTGAAGGTTACGAACTCGGTGTGTCACGTCCGAAAGTCGTCTTTCAGAAGGACGAAAAGGGCGATCTGCTCGAGCCGATCGAAGAGGTTGTGATCGACGTCGATGAGGAACATTCCGGCGTCGTCGTGCAGAAAATGTCGGAGCGTAAATCTGACATGATCGAGATGCGGCCATCTGGCGGCAATCGTCTGCGGCTCGTCTTCCATGCGCCGACGCGCGGTCTCATCGGTTATCAGGGCGAACTTCTGACCGATACCAAGGGCACCGCCATCATGAACCGGCTCTTCCATGAATATGCACCTTGGAAGGGTGCGCTGACGGGCCGCCGCAATGGCGTGCTCATTTCCAATGACCAAGGCGAGTCCGTTGCCTATGCCATGTGGAAACTGGAAGATCGTGGCGCGATGATGATCGGTGCCGGCCAGAAGGTCTATCGCGGCATGATCGTCGGCGAGCACACGCGCGACAATGATCTTGAAATCAATGTCATGAAGGGTAAGCAGCTCACCAACATCCGCACCCATTCGAAGGACGAGGCGGTGAAACTCACCACGCCGATGCAGATGGGGCTGGAACGGGCGCTGGCTTATATCGAGGACGACGAACTTGTCGAAGTGACACCGAAGTCGATCAGGTTGCGCAAGACCTACCTTGATCCGAATGACCGCAAGCGCGCCACGCGCGCTGGCTAA
- the pqqE gene encoding pyrroloquinoline quinone biosynthesis protein PqqE: MNAPIVPPKPAVAAPVGLLAELTHRCPLGCPYCSNPLEMDARAEELDTETWLRVFSEAAAAGVLHAHLSGGEPAARHDLLEIVAHCYKVGLYTNLITSGIGLTPEKVKALADAGLDHVQLSIQDAEAKSADKIGNYEGGYAKKQIIAKAVTDNNLPLTVNAVIHRANVARAGRMVELAVELGARRVEIAHAQYYGWGLVNRAALMPTRAQAEAAIAEVEALKLKYTGTIVIDHVIPDYHAHHPKACMGGWAKRTMNVTPSGMALPCHASETIPNLEHWSVRDHSLMDIWTSSPAFNAFRGTDWMKEPCRSCERKLIDYGGCRCQALALTGDATEADPVCHLSPHHDKIAAVTEMFADDDAPIPDYVYRRIKATAPVE, from the coding sequence GTGAACGCTCCCATTGTTCCGCCGAAACCCGCTGTCGCCGCGCCCGTCGGCCTTCTCGCCGAGCTGACGCATCGCTGCCCGCTCGGCTGCCCCTATTGCTCGAACCCGCTCGAAATGGACGCGCGCGCCGAAGAGCTCGATACGGAAACCTGGCTCCGCGTTTTCTCGGAAGCCGCGGCGGCCGGCGTTCTTCATGCGCATCTGTCCGGCGGCGAGCCCGCCGCGCGGCATGATCTCCTCGAGATCGTCGCGCATTGCTATAAGGTCGGGCTCTATACCAATCTCATCACCTCCGGCATCGGACTGACGCCTGAAAAAGTGAAGGCTCTCGCGGACGCGGGGCTCGATCACGTCCAGCTCTCGATCCAGGATGCCGAAGCCAAATCGGCCGATAAAATCGGCAATTATGAGGGCGGCTATGCGAAGAAGCAGATCATCGCCAAGGCTGTCACGGACAATAATCTGCCGCTGACGGTCAATGCCGTCATCCATCGCGCCAATGTCGCGCGCGCCGGCCGCATGGTCGAACTGGCCGTCGAACTCGGCGCAAGGCGCGTGGAAATCGCTCATGCGCAATATTATGGCTGGGGCCTCGTCAATCGCGCGGCGCTGATGCCGACGCGCGCGCAGGCCGAAGCTGCAATCGCCGAGGTCGAAGCGCTGAAGCTGAAATATACGGGCACGATCGTCATCGATCATGTCATTCCGGATTACCATGCGCATCATCCCAAGGCCTGCATGGGCGGCTGGGCCAAGCGCACGATGAACGTCACGCCGTCTGGCATGGCTCTGCCCTGCCACGCGTCGGAAACGATCCCCAATCTTGAACATTGGAGCGTCCGTGATCATTCGCTGATGGACATCTGGACCTCTTCGCCGGCCTTCAACGCCTTTCGAGGCACGGATTGGATGAAGGAGCCCTGCCGGTCCTGCGAACGCAAATTGATCGATTACGGCGGCTGCCGCTGTCAGGCGCTTGCTCTCACGGGCGATGCGACCGAGGCCGATCCGGTCTGCCATCTCTCGCCCCATCACGACAAGATCGCGGCGGTGACAGAGATGTTCGCCGACGATGACGCGCCGATCCCGGATTATGTCTACCGGCGGATCAAGGCGACCGCGCCGGTGGAATAG
- the pqqA gene encoding pyrroloquinoline quinone precursor peptide PqqA — translation MAWTTPAITEVCIGMEVTSYASAEI, via the coding sequence ATGGCTTGGACAACCCCTGCAATCACCGAAGTCTGCATCGGCATGGAAGTCACCAGCTACGCTTCTGCCGAAATCTAA
- the pqqB gene encoding pyrroloquinoline quinone biosynthesis protein PqqB, whose translation MRVLVLGSAAGGGFPQWNCLCPVCQLAWNGDKRVRPRSQSSLAVSADGERWLLLNASPDLRQQILSSPFLHPRGASRQTPISAVYVTNGDVDHLTGLLTLRESQSFALFGSKTTLAQTSVGVFGVLNKNLVHTNAVSLDERVDTGLGLFVTPFAVPGKDPLWMEKDHVEIGGLTENTVGLEISDGQKTFFYIPGCAEVTPAIKERISGAEVLFFDGTTFTDSEMVDLGLSQKTAWRMGHVAMSGEKGSLHSLADCNIGRKIFVHINNTNPVLIEDSPERAKVVAAGWDVAYDGMEVVL comes from the coding sequence TTGCGCGTACTTGTGCTCGGTTCGGCGGCCGGAGGCGGTTTTCCCCAGTGGAATTGCCTCTGTCCGGTCTGCCAGCTGGCCTGGAACGGCGACAAGCGGGTCCGGCCAAGAAGCCAATCGAGCTTGGCTGTCAGTGCTGACGGTGAACGTTGGCTTCTGCTCAATGCTTCGCCCGACCTTCGCCAGCAAATCCTCTCGTCGCCGTTTCTGCATCCGCGCGGTGCGAGCAGGCAAACACCCATCTCGGCGGTCTATGTCACCAATGGCGACGTGGATCATCTGACCGGGTTGCTGACGCTGAGAGAGTCGCAGAGTTTTGCGCTCTTCGGCAGTAAAACCACGCTGGCGCAGACCTCGGTCGGTGTTTTCGGCGTGCTGAACAAGAACCTTGTTCATACCAACGCGGTGTCGCTCGACGAGCGCGTCGATACGGGCCTCGGCCTTTTCGTGACGCCTTTCGCGGTTCCCGGCAAGGATCCTCTCTGGATGGAGAAGGATCATGTCGAGATCGGCGGCCTGACCGAAAATACGGTCGGGCTCGAAATCAGCGACGGGCAGAAGACGTTCTTCTACATACCCGGCTGCGCGGAAGTCACGCCCGCCATCAAGGAACGCATTTCCGGCGCGGAAGTCCTGTTCTTCGACGGCACGACATTTACCGATTCCGAAATGGTCGATCTCGGGCTGTCGCAGAAGACGGCTTGGCGCATGGGCCATGTCGCGATGAGCGGCGAGAAGGGCTCCTTGCATTCGCTGGCCGATTGCAACATCGGCCGCAAGATCTTCGTGCATATCAATAATACGAACCCTGTTCTGATCGAGGATTCGCCGGAGCGGGCAAAGGTGGTGGCGGCCGGATGGGACGTCGCCTATGACGGAATGGAAGTCGTTCTTTAG
- a CDS encoding TAXI family TRAP transporter solute-binding subunit gives MRRLVLLSIAGALALAAAIVLFTYLYERPTILRVAVVRGSEDQEIMTAAAQDFVHERETIHLSLVPVDSLAATATALEHGRADLAIVRSDVEMPTNGQTVLIMRKSAGLFLTSSGSGIGSVADLRGKKIGIVHDPMLSHAANLNLLNTTLAQYDIPESAVGTVALSIEQIEKALTNKEVDAVLAFGMPGSDKLSEAVAAVTRASGGKIIFISVPEAEGIAQRSPNYESVEIVRGLFPGIAPQPTKSFHTLGVSTRLVARSTLSDTVVGDLTRILLAARPRIALRVPVAARIVAPETDKGAVLPVHPGAAAYLDDEAESFFDKYSDAFYIGAMILSVFGSAIAALASRVSQMQREGTGEAIRRLLDILREAREADHTSELDLLEREADVILAQSLSAKGSSGPDLGALSLAVDQVRHAIEERRKVLLASPKAVFEPRLIPKI, from the coding sequence ATGCGTCGTCTGGTTCTTCTCTCCATCGCAGGCGCCTTGGCGCTGGCAGCGGCGATCGTTCTTTTCACCTATCTTTACGAAAGACCGACGATCCTGCGCGTCGCCGTGGTGCGCGGCAGCGAAGACCAGGAGATCATGACGGCCGCCGCGCAGGATTTTGTGCATGAGCGCGAAACCATCCATTTGTCGCTTGTACCGGTCGACAGCCTGGCGGCTACCGCCACCGCGCTCGAACATGGGCGCGCCGATCTCGCCATTGTTCGCAGCGACGTCGAAATGCCGACGAACGGTCAGACCGTTCTCATCATGCGCAAAAGCGCGGGCCTGTTTCTGACATCGTCCGGAAGCGGAATCGGCAGCGTCGCCGATTTGCGCGGAAAGAAGATAGGCATCGTGCATGACCCCATGCTGTCGCATGCCGCCAATCTCAATCTGCTCAATACAACCCTTGCCCAATATGACATCCCGGAGTCGGCGGTCGGAACCGTCGCTCTATCTATCGAGCAGATCGAGAAGGCTTTGACCAATAAAGAGGTCGATGCCGTCCTCGCGTTTGGGATGCCTGGTTCCGATAAATTGAGCGAAGCCGTGGCGGCGGTCACGCGCGCCAGCGGCGGCAAAATCATATTCATTTCGGTGCCCGAAGCCGAAGGCATTGCGCAGCGCTCGCCGAATTACGAGTCGGTCGAGATCGTCCGGGGACTCTTCCCAGGCATAGCGCCGCAACCGACGAAATCTTTTCATACGCTCGGGGTTTCGACGCGGCTCGTCGCGCGCAGCACGCTCAGCGACACCGTCGTCGGCGACCTGACCCGGATCCTGCTCGCGGCCCGGCCGCGCATCGCGCTCCGCGTGCCGGTGGCTGCGCGGATTGTCGCACCCGAAACCGACAAGGGAGCGGTCCTGCCCGTCCATCCGGGCGCCGCCGCCTATCTCGACGACGAGGCCGAGAGCTTTTTCGATAAATATAGCGACGCATTTTATATCGGGGCCATGATCCTCTCCGTGTTCGGATCGGCAATCGCCGCTCTGGCGAGCCGCGTCAGCCAGATGCAGCGGGAGGGAACGGGCGAAGCCATACGGCGGCTTCTCGACATTCTGCGCGAGGCGCGGGAGGCCGATCATACCTCCGAACTTGACCTGCTTGAGCGCGAAGCCGACGTGATCTTGGCGCAATCTTTATCCGCGAAAGGGAGTTCCGGCCCGGATCTCGGCGCATTGAGCCTCGCCGTCGATCAGGTCCGCCATGCGATCGAGGAACGCCGCAAAGTGCTGTTGGCGAGCCCGAAAGCCGTTTTCGAGCCGCGTCTGATCCCTAAAATTTAA
- the rph gene encoding ribonuclease PH codes for MRPSKRAVDELRAVTLERAVARYAEGSCLVKFGGTHVLCTASLEDKPPQWLRGQGRGWVTAEYSMLPRATHTRTRRESTSGKQSGRTQEIQRLIGRSLRAVTNLQALGERQITLDCDVLQADGGTRTAAITGAWVALHDCLKWMHGRSIIKEHPLRDHVAAISCGISQGAAILDLDYEEDSAAETDANFVMTGGGSLVEIQATAEAAVFSETELHAMMDLAKTGIARLVDLQKSVIA; via the coding sequence ATGCGTCCTTCCAAACGAGCTGTCGATGAACTGCGAGCGGTCACGCTCGAACGCGCGGTCGCGCGTTATGCCGAAGGCTCGTGCCTTGTGAAATTCGGCGGCACGCATGTGCTTTGCACGGCTTCGCTCGAAGACAAGCCGCCGCAATGGCTGCGCGGCCAGGGTCGCGGCTGGGTGACGGCGGAATATTCCATGCTGCCGCGCGCCACCCACACGCGGACGCGGCGCGAATCGACCTCGGGCAAGCAGTCCGGGCGCACGCAGGAGATCCAGCGTCTGATCGGGCGCAGTCTGCGCGCCGTCACCAATCTTCAAGCACTGGGCGAACGTCAGATCACGCTCGATTGCGATGTGCTGCAGGCCGACGGCGGCACGCGCACGGCGGCGATCACCGGCGCCTGGGTCGCCTTGCACGATTGCTTGAAATGGATGCATGGGCGTTCGATCATCAAGGAACACCCCTTGCGCGACCATGTGGCGGCGATCTCCTGCGGGATTTCGCAAGGCGCGGCGATCCTCGATCTCGATTATGAGGAAGACAGCGCGGCCGAAACCGACGCCAATTTCGTCATGACGGGTGGCGGTTCGCTCGTCGAAATCCAGGCGACGGCCGAGGCCGCCGTGTTCAGCGAGACGGAATTGCACGCGATGATGGATCTCGCGAAGACCGGAATCGCGCGGCTCGTCGATCTGCAGAAAAGCGTGATTGCTTGA
- the cysG gene encoding siroheme synthase CysG, with protein sequence MNESDPLDAPLPIPQVLASLPIFFDLAGKRAVLAVSGDGLWKAELLHATGAEIDLYCAAPGKELKSLTKRFSRLHLASRAWTPADLKGASLAIGVFGTEAEAEAFYEAAHAAGVPVNCADQPAFCDFQIGAIIDRSPLVIGISTHGAAPALARAIRGRLDAFLPQGIRHWAAAAAVWRPRLKAIDLSARLRQRFWDLFAQKALDTGDRLPQEDDFAMLVQAAEAGTTHATGSVTLVGAGPGDPELITLKALRALHMADVVLYDDLIAPGVIDMARREATKIPVGKRGYKPSCRQDDIIALLVTLAREGKRVVRLKGGDPSIFGRANEELAALRAADIPVEIVPGVTAALGAAASLQISLTERDLSRRVQFITAHARDGKLPDDIDWASVCDPRASTVVYMGVRTLEALSRRLLAQGIDPATPALLVERATWPDEHRVYGTIASLHAKVAVISPDGPCLVMIGAIFAQPHVSAESSDVSDADMLHT encoded by the coding sequence ATGAATGAAAGCGACCCATTGGACGCCCCCCTGCCGATTCCGCAAGTTTTAGCGAGCCTGCCGATCTTTTTCGATCTGGCCGGAAAAAGAGCCGTTCTGGCCGTCTCAGGCGACGGGCTCTGGAAGGCCGAACTGCTCCACGCAACCGGCGCCGAGATCGACCTTTATTGCGCCGCCCCGGGCAAGGAGCTGAAGAGCCTTACTAAACGCTTCTCGCGCCTGCACCTCGCCTCGCGCGCCTGGACGCCGGCCGATCTGAAGGGCGCTTCGCTCGCGATCGGTGTTTTTGGGACCGAGGCCGAGGCCGAGGCGTTCTACGAGGCCGCCCATGCCGCCGGCGTTCCGGTCAATTGCGCCGACCAGCCGGCCTTCTGCGATTTTCAGATCGGCGCAATCATCGACCGCTCGCCGCTTGTCATCGGCATTTCGACCCATGGCGCAGCCCCCGCGCTCGCGCGTGCGATCAGAGGAAGGCTCGATGCCTTTCTGCCGCAAGGCATCCGGCATTGGGCGGCGGCAGCCGCCGTCTGGCGGCCGCGGCTGAAAGCCATCGATCTATCCGCGCGCTTGCGGCAGCGGTTCTGGGATCTTTTCGCGCAGAAGGCGCTCGATACGGGCGACCGGCTTCCGCAGGAAGATGACTTCGCCATGCTTGTGCAAGCGGCCGAAGCCGGCACGACCCATGCGACAGGCTCGGTCACACTCGTCGGCGCCGGACCGGGCGATCCCGAACTCATCACGCTCAAGGCGCTGCGGGCGCTGCACATGGCCGATGTCGTGCTTTACGACGACCTCATCGCGCCAGGCGTCATCGATATGGCCCGCCGCGAGGCGACCAAGATTCCGGTCGGCAAGCGCGGCTATAAGCCGTCCTGCCGCCAGGATGATATCATCGCGCTTCTCGTCACGCTTGCGCGGGAAGGCAAACGCGTCGTCCGTCTCAAGGGCGGCGATCCGTCGATCTTCGGACGCGCCAACGAGGAATTGGCCGCGCTGCGCGCCGCCGACATCCCCGTGGAGATCGTTCCGGGCGTAACGGCGGCATTGGGCGCCGCGGCCTCCTTGCAGATCTCCTTGACCGAACGCGATTTGTCGCGGCGCGTCCAATTCATCACCGCGCATGCGCGGGACGGAAAGCTTCCAGACGATATCGATTGGGCCTCCGTTTGCGATCCGCGCGCTTCGACCGTCGTCTATATGGGGGTTAGAACCCTTGAGGCTCTGTCGCGACGGCTTCTCGCTCAGGGCATCGATCCGGCAACTCCAGCGCTCCTCGTCGAACGTGCCACCTGGCCGGACGAGCACCGGGTTTATGGGACAATCGCCAGTCTTCACGCGAAAGTTGCCGTTATCAGCCCGGACGGCCCTTGTCTCGTCATGATTGGCGCTATCTTCGCGCAGCCGCATGTGTCGGCCGAGTCGTCCGATGTCTCCGACGCGGACATGCTCCATACTTAA
- a CDS encoding L,D-transpeptidase → MPMTRRFLMAAAAALAGLGLAGCVTNSPGPAGFQAAVPPPAAAGAVAPNPQVSTLEDAPAGHYGPVAGEPFPVPGIKLAQIDKAYLRTEVAYATTEPPGTIVVDPPHHYLYFVEAGGRAMRYGVGVGREGFAWSGEAVIKSKQEWPDWYPPKEMIERQPELKAKMAQLQSGIGMHGGPGNPLGARAMYLWQGNADTLFRIHGTTEPWTIGKSVSSGCIRMINQDVMDLYQRTPAGTRVVVLGHAKVASNR, encoded by the coding sequence ATGCCCATGACCCGCCGCTTCCTGATGGCCGCCGCCGCCGCTTTGGCCGGCCTCGGCTTGGCCGGCTGCGTGACCAATTCTCCCGGTCCCGCCGGCTTTCAAGCGGCCGTGCCGCCGCCCGCTGCCGCAGGAGCCGTGGCGCCGAATCCGCAGGTCTCCACTTTGGAGGATGCGCCGGCGGGTCATTACGGCCCCGTGGCTGGCGAACCCTTTCCGGTCCCTGGCATCAAGCTCGCGCAAATCGACAAGGCTTATCTTCGCACCGAAGTCGCCTATGCGACCACCGAGCCGCCGGGCACGATCGTCGTCGATCCACCGCATCACTATCTCTATTTCGTCGAGGCAGGCGGCCGCGCGATGCGCTATGGCGTCGGCGTCGGGCGCGAAGGCTTCGCCTGGTCCGGCGAGGCGGTCATCAAATCGAAGCAGGAATGGCCGGATTGGTATCCGCCGAAAGAGATGATCGAGCGTCAGCCGGAGCTCAAAGCGAAGATGGCGCAATTGCAGAGCGGCATAGGCATGCATGGCGGCCCCGGCAATCCGCTCGGCGCGCGCGCTATGTATCTCTGGCAGGGCAATGCCGATACTTTGTTTCGCATTCACGGGACGACGGAGCCCTGGACGATCGGCAAGAGCGTCTCATCCGGCTGCATCCGCATGATCAATCAGGACGTGATGGATCTTTATCAGCGCACGCCCGCCGGCACGCGCGTCGTGGTGCTCGGCCACGCGAAGGTGGCATCAAACCGGTGA
- a CDS encoding type II toxin-antitoxin system ParD family antitoxin, with the protein MAKNTSVVIGDHFASFIEEQVSQGRYGSASDVVRAGLRLLEEQEAKLAALRAALIEGERSGVSTSFDFEAFIARKRA; encoded by the coding sequence ATGGCCAAAAACACATCTGTCGTGATTGGCGATCACTTCGCCTCTTTCATCGAAGAACAAGTCTCGCAGGGACGCTACGGCTCCGCCAGCGATGTCGTCCGTGCGGGCCTGCGTCTGTTGGAAGAGCAAGAAGCAAAACTCGCGGCACTCCGCGCAGCGCTTATTGAAGGCGAGAGGAGTGGTGTTTCGACTTCCTTCGACTTTGAAGCCTTCATCGCTCGCAAACGCGCCTGA
- a CDS encoding PadR family transcriptional regulator, translated as MRFFNQFHHYEGHRGRDDQDRATCGPSGRGGERGFGEHAARRMHRAFGRHGHHGHGGGRMFEQGDLRFVVLKLIGEKPSYGYEIIKAIEDRLAGAYAPSPGVVYPTLTLLEELGYIKVQDTHGPRKLFAITPEGEAALEQNREIVDAIFARMAEINVRHGGQKAPQLVRAWENLKMAMNLRVARGPLTQAQIDAIAAVLDDAAKAIESK; from the coding sequence ATGAGATTTTTCAATCAGTTCCACCATTACGAAGGTCATCGCGGCCGGGACGACCAAGATCGCGCGACCTGCGGGCCATCCGGCCGGGGCGGCGAGCGAGGCTTCGGTGAACATGCCGCGCGCCGCATGCACCGCGCTTTCGGGCGGCATGGCCATCACGGTCACGGCGGGGGCAGGATGTTCGAACAAGGCGATCTTCGCTTCGTCGTCTTGAAGCTGATCGGCGAAAAGCCGAGCTACGGCTATGAGATCATCAAGGCGATCGAGGACCGCCTCGCCGGCGCCTATGCGCCAAGCCCGGGCGTCGTCTACCCGACGCTGACGCTTCTTGAAGAGCTCGGCTACATCAAGGTGCAGGATACCCACGGCCCGCGCAAACTCTTTGCCATCACGCCCGAAGGCGAAGCGGCGCTGGAGCAGAATCGCGAAATCGTCGACGCGATCTTCGCCCGCATGGCCGAGATCAACGTCCGGCACGGCGGTCAAAAGGCGCCGCAGCTCGTGCGTGCCTGGGAAAACCTGAAAATGGCGATGAACCTGCGCGTCGCGCGAGGGCCTTTGACGCAAGCGCAGATCGATGCAATTGCCGCTGTCTTGGACGATGCGGCGAAAGCCATCGAGAGCAAATAA
- a CDS encoding type II toxin-antitoxin system RelE/ParE family toxin, whose protein sequence is MSSVKLSPRAQSDIEDIWDYTVSHWGIDQAEVYLRQIQAAIKIVANNPSCGKSCDDVRAGYQKFPAGSHLLFYRTTRDGIDIVRILHQRMDFERHL, encoded by the coding sequence GTGAGCAGCGTCAAGCTCTCTCCACGCGCTCAATCCGACATTGAGGACATTTGGGATTATACGGTTTCCCATTGGGGGATCGACCAAGCGGAAGTCTATCTCCGCCAGATCCAAGCGGCGATCAAGATCGTCGCCAATAATCCTAGCTGTGGCAAAAGCTGTGACGACGTACGTGCTGGCTATCAAAAATTTCCTGCAGGCTCGCACCTTCTTTTCTATAGAACGACGCGAGATGGCATAGACATTGTGCGGATTCTCCATCAACGCATGGATTTCGAGCGCCATCTATAA